One segment of Marinobacter alexandrii DNA contains the following:
- the leuS gene encoding leucine--tRNA ligase codes for MAEYNFQDIEQKWQKYWTEEKIYEVSNQSNKPKYYILDMFPYPSGAGLHVGHPLGYIASDIVARFKRLNGYNVLHPMGFDSFGLPAEQYAIQTGQHPAITTDENIDRYKEQLKALGFSYDWSRELRTSDPKFYKWTQWIFKLIYNSWYNNETDRAEHIDSLTSHLEKNGNIHIDAACDLDTPTISAKKWNNYSEKEQQLFLLKYRLTYQAETTVNWCPALGTVLSNDEVKDGFSERGGHPVVKKNMPQWSMRITAYADRLLSGLDKIDWPEPIKEMQRNWIGKSYGADIDFKVEGSDQKITVFTTRIDTIYGVSFLVLAPESELVTGLTTKDQKKKIEEYISIAKNRSERERMSDAKNVTGTFTGSYAIHPFNGEKIPIWIADYVLAGYGTGAVMAVPSGDQRDFDFAKKFDLPIPLINDAQKLTDTEADPTKEGKIINSDFLNGLTPVEAMEQGIEEVEKRSIGVRKVNFKLRDAIFGRQRYWGEPIPVYYEDGIPKLVPDEELPLDLPKINEYLPTEDGDPPLGRAENWNHNGQPYELSTMPGWAGSSWYFFRYMDQDNDHEFCSKEAMNYWQDVDFYMGGSEHATGHLLYSRFWTKFLCDMEIIEVDEYAKKLVNQGMIQGRSNFAYRINGENKYVSKGLKSQYKTSPIHVDVNIVKDDILDIEAFKSSRPDAANAEFILEDGKYECGWEVEKMSKSKFNVVNPDELVERYGADTLRMYEMFLGPIEQSKPWNTNGIEGVYKFLRKFWSLFHMDAAFSISDDEPTKDEWKVLHGTIKKVAEDAERLSLNTSVSTFMIAVNELSSLKCNKRGILEPMSIILSPFAPHITEELWHLLGHATSVVDAAYPSFEEKYLVEDSIEYPVSVNGKMRVKISFPADATKEQVEEGALAHEIIQKWMDGKEPRKVIVVPKKIVNIVV; via the coding sequence ATGGCGGAATACAATTTTCAAGATATAGAACAAAAATGGCAAAAATATTGGACTGAGGAGAAGATATATGAAGTCTCTAATCAATCCAATAAACCAAAATACTATATCCTCGATATGTTTCCCTATCCATCTGGCGCAGGGCTTCATGTAGGTCATCCGTTAGGATACATAGCATCAGATATTGTTGCACGGTTTAAAAGGCTTAATGGGTATAATGTCTTACACCCTATGGGCTTTGATAGTTTTGGTTTGCCAGCAGAACAATATGCTATTCAAACAGGTCAACACCCAGCCATTACCACAGATGAAAACATTGATAGATATAAAGAACAACTCAAAGCATTAGGTTTTTCCTATGACTGGTCTAGAGAATTAAGAACAAGCGATCCAAAGTTTTATAAATGGACTCAATGGATATTCAAGCTGATATACAATAGCTGGTATAATAATGAAACCGATCGTGCAGAACATATAGACAGCTTGACTTCTCACTTGGAAAAAAATGGGAACATCCACATTGATGCAGCTTGCGATTTAGACACCCCAACTATATCAGCGAAGAAATGGAACAACTATTCTGAGAAAGAGCAGCAGCTTTTTTTATTAAAATATCGGCTGACTTATCAGGCTGAAACAACAGTAAATTGGTGTCCTGCACTAGGTACCGTTCTTTCCAATGATGAGGTGAAAGATGGGTTTTCAGAACGAGGTGGTCACCCAGTTGTTAAAAAGAATATGCCTCAATGGAGCATGCGTATTACAGCTTATGCTGATCGATTGCTTTCCGGTTTGGATAAAATAGATTGGCCAGAGCCCATCAAAGAGATGCAACGAAATTGGATTGGAAAATCCTATGGTGCAGATATCGATTTTAAAGTTGAAGGGTCTGATCAAAAAATCACGGTATTCACCACTCGAATTGACACCATTTATGGCGTATCATTCTTAGTTCTAGCTCCAGAAAGTGAGCTAGTTACAGGTCTTACAACAAAGGATCAGAAGAAAAAAATAGAAGAATACATCAGCATTGCTAAGAATCGATCAGAACGTGAACGAATGAGTGATGCTAAAAATGTAACTGGGACTTTTACTGGAAGTTATGCTATTCATCCATTCAATGGTGAAAAAATTCCTATCTGGATAGCTGACTATGTTTTGGCAGGATATGGCACAGGCGCTGTAATGGCGGTACCAAGTGGTGATCAACGAGATTTTGATTTTGCTAAGAAGTTTGATCTACCTATTCCTCTAATCAATGATGCACAAAAACTAACAGATACAGAAGCTGATCCTACTAAAGAAGGAAAAATAATCAATTCTGATTTTCTCAATGGACTTACACCAGTTGAGGCGATGGAGCAAGGAATTGAAGAGGTAGAAAAGAGAAGTATTGGAGTTCGCAAAGTGAACTTCAAACTGCGAGATGCTATTTTCGGTCGTCAGCGATATTGGGGAGAGCCTATCCCTGTATACTATGAAGATGGCATTCCTAAGCTTGTTCCGGATGAAGAACTTCCACTAGACCTACCCAAAATCAATGAATATCTTCCAACCGAAGATGGCGATCCACCGTTAGGTCGTGCGGAAAATTGGAATCATAATGGTCAACCTTATGAACTTTCCACTATGCCTGGCTGGGCAGGCAGTAGTTGGTATTTCTTCCGATACATGGATCAGGATAATGATCACGAGTTTTGTAGCAAAGAAGCCATGAACTATTGGCAAGATGTGGACTTCTACATGGGTGGAAGTGAACATGCTACTGGCCACCTGCTCTACTCACGATTCTGGACCAAATTTCTTTGTGATATGGAGATCATCGAAGTAGATGAGTATGCGAAAAAGTTAGTGAATCAAGGGATGATTCAAGGGCGCTCTAATTTTGCATATCGTATCAATGGAGAAAATAAATATGTTTCCAAAGGGTTGAAAAGTCAATACAAGACCTCTCCCATTCATGTAGATGTCAATATTGTAAAAGACGATATCCTTGATATTGAAGCATTTAAAAGCTCGCGACCTGATGCAGCCAATGCGGAATTCATTCTAGAAGACGGAAAGTATGAATGTGGTTGGGAAGTGGAAAAAATGTCCAAGTCTAAGTTCAATGTGGTAAACCCCGATGAACTCGTAGAACGATATGGAGCGGACACCTTGAGGATGTACGAAATGTTTCTTGGCCCAATCGAACAAAGTAAACCGTGGAATACGAATGGTATAGAGGGGGTTTATAAATTTCTACGGAAATTCTGGTCCTTATTCCATATGGATGCTGCCTTCAGTATTTCAGATGACGAACCAACAAAGGATGAATGGAAGGTTCTTCATGGAACCATCAAAAAAGTAGCTGAAGACGCTGAAAGACTTTCTCTGAATACATCGGTCAGTACATTCATGATTGCAGTGAATGAACTGTCTTCCTTGAAATGTAATAAACGAGGCATTCTTGAACCAATGAGTATCATACTCTCTCCTTTCGCACCACATATTACAGAAGAGTTATGGCATTTACTGGGACACGCTACTTCAGTGGTAGATGCTGCCTATCCATCGTTTGAGGAAAAGTACCTAGTTGAAGATTCCATTGAATACCCTGTTTCAGTGAATGGTAAGATGAGAGTCAAAATTAGTTTTCCTGCAGATGCTACCAAGGAACAGGTCGAAGAAGGTGCCTTAGCTCATGAAATCATTCAAAAATGGATGGATGGTAAGGAGCCTCGCAAAGTGATCGTGGTGCCTAAAAAGATTGTGAATATTGTAGTATAA
- a CDS encoding ABC transporter permease, whose product MITSIKLFFRSLKRNKLFSFINILGLTVGFFSSILIYLYVTNEMDYDNFHENGDQVYRINQTFIWGEDSPNLFSATGPGVGYSIKQEIPEAKHVVRVFNANDMLPIKFESAGQERFFNDESVLAVDSNFLEVFTFPLLYGDKNTCFDNPNSAVLTYETAEKFFGSHDVLGATIDMDNGESYKVTGVFQKIEENFYLDEMDVLVSLNSIERIKTSDWNWLWTMFETYILLEDQANPQVVQSKLDNLLEKHAGQTLKAMGYTYEEYIAAGKEWNLYMQPLTDTYLKSDNVISIHGDTGNIKIVVALVGSAIFLLVLSCINFINLSTAQFTTRAQNVAVRKILGGNSSMFVKRFFGEALMYCMIAALFSIMLVFYSVPLINQSLGTTLSFSVSGQPQLIAFLFILIVSVSAVAGFYPFVFFNAFKPISAMKGELKTGRKGVRVRNGMLITQYVLSFLLIIGTITIYEQLNYFLKADLGFEKENILTIDNAEWTGSLNEFADEVAKLEGVVGTSVCDAVPLLVFNGDQFKTDEPDATSLPLNYTLGDENYTDLLDFEFIVGRSFEQSFSSDTASIIINETAAKTIGWAVDESILNKKVENWSGKYKVVGVVRDFNYWGLNGPIEPFAIFHSKSNPNGGRPLTRVLVKTFGNDADMKALEKRLEAKWNEFVPNRPFEYTNLSEHYASSYETEEQFGSVLSFFAVLTIIIASLGLFGIVVFTLEQKLKEIGVRKVLGASVGSIVLLFSKSYIKLLLIAFFVAVPIGYYVMNIWLSDFEYRINMGVNIFAFSLAILLSISLAISIVQTAKASLMNPAEVLKDE is encoded by the coding sequence ATGATAACTTCAATTAAACTATTCTTTAGATCATTAAAGCGAAACAAGCTTTTCTCATTTATCAATATCCTCGGGCTAACTGTAGGGTTTTTTTCATCCATTCTAATTTATCTATACGTCACCAATGAAATGGACTATGATAATTTTCATGAGAATGGAGATCAAGTTTATCGGATAAATCAAACATTTATATGGGGTGAGGATAGTCCTAACTTATTCTCTGCAACAGGTCCTGGTGTTGGATATTCCATAAAGCAGGAAATTCCAGAGGCTAAACATGTGGTGAGAGTGTTTAATGCAAATGACATGCTTCCAATCAAATTTGAATCTGCTGGTCAAGAGCGCTTTTTTAATGATGAGTCTGTTCTTGCTGTTGATTCAAATTTTCTTGAGGTCTTTACATTTCCATTGCTTTATGGCGATAAGAATACATGTTTCGACAATCCCAATTCTGCGGTACTTACTTATGAAACAGCTGAGAAGTTTTTCGGTTCTCATGATGTTTTGGGCGCCACTATTGATATGGATAATGGCGAATCCTATAAAGTGACAGGGGTATTCCAGAAAATTGAAGAAAATTTCTATTTAGATGAAATGGATGTTTTGGTATCACTAAATAGCATTGAACGCATCAAAACCAGTGACTGGAACTGGTTATGGACAATGTTTGAAACGTACATTCTTTTGGAAGATCAAGCCAATCCTCAAGTAGTTCAATCGAAGTTGGATAACCTTTTGGAAAAACATGCGGGACAAACGCTAAAGGCTATGGGATATACTTATGAAGAATATATAGCTGCTGGAAAAGAATGGAACCTATATATGCAACCCTTAACTGATACCTATCTAAAGTCCGACAATGTAATAAGTATACATGGTGATACAGGTAATATAAAGATTGTAGTAGCACTTGTTGGTTCTGCGATATTCTTACTGGTTCTTTCGTGTATCAACTTTATTAATTTAAGTACAGCACAGTTTACAACCAGAGCACAGAATGTCGCAGTAAGGAAGATACTTGGTGGCAATAGTTCAATGTTTGTTAAACGCTTTTTTGGAGAGGCTTTGATGTATTGCATGATTGCTGCACTTTTTTCGATCATGCTGGTATTTTATTCCGTTCCATTAATTAATCAGTCTTTGGGCACAACCCTCAGTTTTTCAGTTTCAGGGCAACCTCAATTAATTGCATTTTTATTCATTTTAATTGTTTCTGTAAGTGCTGTCGCAGGATTCTATCCATTTGTGTTTTTCAATGCATTTAAGCCGATCAGTGCTATGAAAGGGGAATTGAAAACTGGAAGAAAAGGGGTTCGTGTTAGAAATGGAATGTTGATTACCCAGTATGTTTTGTCTTTCCTGCTCATTATCGGTACGATAACCATTTACGAACAACTCAATTATTTTCTAAAGGCAGATCTTGGCTTTGAAAAAGAAAACATTCTGACAATAGATAATGCCGAATGGACGGGATCATTAAATGAGTTTGCTGATGAAGTTGCAAAACTTGAAGGGGTAGTAGGTACCTCCGTATGTGATGCTGTTCCTTTACTTGTTTTCAATGGAGATCAGTTTAAAACTGATGAACCTGATGCTACCTCTCTTCCATTAAATTATACATTAGGCGATGAAAACTATACAGATCTTCTCGATTTTGAATTCATAGTAGGACGTTCATTTGAACAGTCTTTTTCAAGTGACACAGCAAGTATTATCATCAATGAAACTGCTGCAAAAACAATAGGCTGGGCTGTAGATGAATCAATACTGAATAAAAAAGTTGAGAATTGGAGTGGAAAATATAAGGTAGTAGGCGTTGTAAGAGATTTTAACTATTGGGGCCTGAATGGACCAATAGAACCCTTCGCTATTTTTCATTCAAAATCTAATCCAAACGGAGGGAGACCCTTAACAAGAGTTTTGGTAAAAACATTTGGCAATGATGCCGATATGAAAGCTCTAGAGAAAAGATTAGAGGCTAAATGGAACGAGTTTGTGCCGAACAGACCGTTCGAATATACGAACTTGTCTGAACACTACGCTTCTTCTTATGAGACAGAAGAGCAGTTTGGTAGTGTGCTTTCATTCTTTGCTGTACTCACAATTATTATAGCTTCATTGGGATTGTTTGGTATCGTTGTGTTTACTCTAGAACAAAAACTGAAAGAAATAGGCGTAAGAAAAGTTTTGGGAGCCTCTGTTGGAAGTATCGTGTTGCTGTTCTCTAAAAGTTATATAAAGCTTCTTCTCATAGCATTCTTCGTAGCTGTTCCAATTGGTTATTACGTCATGAATATTTGGCTATCGGACTTTGAATACCGAATTAATATGGGAGTGAACATATTCGCTTTCTCGCTAGCAATATTGCTATCTATTTCATTGGCAATATCTATCGTTCAAACGGCGAAAGCGTCCCTTATGAATCCAGCAGAAGTATTGAAGGATGAATAG
- a CDS encoding peroxiredoxin yields MLNKGDKIPEISLENQHGELISLSDFTGKKPLVVYFYPKDNTSVCTAQACGFRDHYEEFQEVGAEVIGISRDSTSSHKRVSTKRKLPFILLSDTRKKALKAFKIPSTLFGLVPGRVTFIIDRHGIIVHSFRADFNANQHIKESLRILKSL; encoded by the coding sequence ATGCTAAATAAGGGAGACAAAATTCCTGAGATTTCATTGGAGAATCAACATGGAGAACTGATTTCTTTAAGTGATTTCACAGGCAAAAAACCTCTAGTGGTTTATTTTTATCCAAAGGATAACACAAGTGTTTGCACAGCTCAGGCGTGTGGATTTAGAGATCATTACGAAGAGTTTCAGGAAGTTGGAGCTGAGGTTATTGGGATTAGTCGTGATTCGACTAGTTCTCACAAAAGAGTTTCAACAAAAAGAAAGCTTCCTTTCATATTACTAAGTGATACTAGAAAAAAAGCGCTTAAGGCATTCAAAATACCTTCAACGCTTTTCGGTTTAGTCCCAGGTCGGGTGACATTTATTATCGATAGACATGGAATAATTGTTCATTCGTTTAGAGCTGACTTTAATGCAAACCAACATATCAAAGAGTCCCTAAGAATATTAAAATCTTTATAA
- a CDS encoding MMPL family transporter: protein MTSLLVLITTILAWNLQYVTFDFEFEKFFPNDHPDSQAYTKHSAQFGYDNDYLHIIIQKDNHLFDPDFIKRAHLFERSLTKINDVENVYSPLSLQHVIKSPTGLVIFPLIHTKDPTKYQLRQDSMRIFGNPFYRSAFSENRKALSIYLNHAHFADQRRSEQLLSAIRFQAEKHGIENIRLVGKLSAAGVFISYIQNDFSKFLIGSLCLSFVLLLLIFRSFKSAMLPFLISLLSIVWLFGLIGMLGYKINLLSSLLPPILFFVSMSDAVHLMNALKKTLASNSVDRVKGAMKIVWVPTFLTSVTTAIGFLSLLWINTEPVQFLGLFASIGILIAFVITFTFGLLVASISSYETKKRILEVPESWLNYLLNNKTIIIGIACVLLMILTPGIFQLRINSFLLDDLPEESQVRKDFEFADDQLGGSKPYEVRIEVTDTASSIWDKEVMDQIIKIEEYLLNEYPIAKVQSPATIIKYLNMANNGGLNENYQYPSSSGAYSQTLRLKNRIDPKRLDKLVTANGKVARLIGFFPELGSYETGLKNEKMLLFLKDEIDTEIIQYQITGTTYLIDKSHELLSINLLKGLLTAILVIGIILGIYFKSWKLLLISLVPNLIPLLMVAGTLGWLGISLKMTTSIIFTIAFGIAVDDTIHMMSYYLKSQESDPVLRMKETFKHAGSAMLITSIIMMSGFALYLFSNFGATYYLGLFVSLSLLIALVIDLSLLPLLLIKFRKNAK, encoded by the coding sequence ATGACCAGTTTACTGGTACTAATTACAACGATATTAGCATGGAATCTCCAGTATGTGACATTTGATTTCGAGTTTGAGAAATTTTTCCCAAACGACCATCCAGATAGTCAAGCTTACACTAAACATTCTGCTCAGTTTGGCTATGACAATGACTATTTACATATTATCATTCAAAAAGATAACCATCTTTTTGATCCAGATTTCATAAAAAGAGCTCACTTATTTGAAAGGTCATTAACTAAGATCAATGATGTCGAGAATGTCTATTCTCCCCTTTCTCTTCAGCATGTAATCAAGAGCCCAACTGGCTTGGTCATTTTTCCACTTATTCATACAAAGGATCCTACCAAATATCAATTAAGACAGGATAGTATGAGGATTTTTGGGAATCCATTTTACCGAAGTGCTTTCAGTGAAAATAGAAAAGCTTTAAGTATCTATCTCAATCATGCACATTTTGCTGATCAAAGAAGAAGTGAACAACTATTAAGTGCAATAAGGTTTCAAGCGGAAAAACATGGCATAGAAAACATCAGATTAGTAGGCAAGCTAAGTGCAGCCGGTGTTTTTATTTCATACATTCAAAACGATTTTAGCAAGTTCTTAATTGGGTCTTTGTGCTTAAGTTTTGTTTTGCTTCTTCTGATCTTTCGAAGTTTTAAGTCAGCCATGCTACCATTCTTAATCAGCCTACTTTCTATCGTATGGTTATTTGGATTGATTGGCATGCTAGGTTATAAAATCAATCTGCTAAGTTCCTTATTACCTCCTATCCTATTCTTTGTTTCCATGTCAGATGCAGTTCACCTTATGAATGCGTTAAAAAAGACTTTAGCTAGCAACTCCGTAGATAGGGTTAAAGGTGCAATGAAAATCGTATGGGTACCCACATTTCTAACTTCCGTAACAACCGCTATTGGCTTTTTGAGTCTTCTTTGGATCAATACTGAGCCAGTTCAGTTTCTGGGCTTGTTTGCCTCCATTGGTATTCTCATTGCCTTTGTCATCACTTTTACCTTTGGATTACTGGTTGCCTCTATATCAAGCTACGAGACAAAAAAACGAATATTAGAAGTGCCTGAAAGCTGGCTCAATTATCTACTTAATAACAAAACAATTATAATAGGTATAGCCTGTGTTCTTTTAATGATTTTAACTCCCGGTATTTTTCAACTACGTATAAATTCCTTTCTATTGGATGATTTGCCTGAGGAATCACAAGTAAGAAAAGATTTTGAGTTTGCAGATGATCAATTGGGAGGTTCTAAACCTTACGAGGTAAGAATAGAAGTGACAGACACTGCTAGTTCTATCTGGGACAAAGAAGTAATGGATCAAATTATAAAAATTGAAGAATACTTACTCAATGAGTATCCAATTGCTAAAGTTCAATCTCCTGCCACGATAATTAAGTATCTAAACATGGCCAATAATGGAGGATTAAACGAGAATTATCAATATCCATCATCCAGTGGTGCGTATAGCCAAACTCTTCGTTTAAAAAATAGAATTGATCCAAAGCGTTTAGATAAACTGGTAACAGCTAATGGTAAAGTGGCCAGGCTAATTGGATTTTTTCCCGAATTGGGGTCATATGAAACTGGTTTGAAGAATGAAAAAATGCTTTTGTTTTTAAAGGATGAAATTGACACTGAAATCATACAATATCAAATTACAGGAACGACTTACCTTATCGATAAAAGTCACGAATTACTCTCCATCAATCTATTGAAAGGGTTATTAACTGCTATTCTCGTAATTGGAATAATACTGGGGATTTATTTTAAATCCTGGAAACTTTTACTCATCAGCTTAGTTCCTAATCTAATACCTCTTTTGATGGTTGCTGGAACGTTGGGATGGCTTGGCATTTCATTAAAAATGACCACTTCAATCATTTTCACCATTGCTTTTGGTATTGCTGTTGATGACACTATACATATGATGAGTTACTACCTTAAAAGTCAAGAGTCCGATCCGGTGCTGCGCATGAAAGAAACATTCAAACATGCTGGTAGTGCTATGCTTATTACATCTATCATCATGATGTCAGGCTTTGCTTTGTATCTCTTTTCTAATTTTGGTGCTACCTATTACCTAGGCCTTTTTGTCAGTTTATCGTTACTTATTGCATTAGTCATTGATCTAAGCTTATTACCACTTCTACTTATTAAGTTCAGGAAAAATGCTAAATAA
- a CDS encoding thymidylate synthase yields MQQYLNLMKHILDNGTEKGDRTGTGTKSVFGYQMRFDLSKGFPCVTTKKLHLRSIIHELLWFLQGDQNIKYLKENGVSIWDDWADEKGNLGPVYGVQWRSWETSDGRKIDQIKKLIEGIKNNPNSRRHIVSAWNVADVDEMALPPCHTIFQFYVADGKLSCQLYQRSADVFLGVPFNIASYALFTMMVAQVCDLEPGDFVHTFGDAHLYSNHIEQTNLQLTREPRDLPTMKINPNVKDIFDFKFEDFELINYDPHPHIKGAIAV; encoded by the coding sequence ATGCAACAATACCTGAACCTAATGAAACATATCTTGGATAATGGAACCGAGAAAGGTGATCGTACAGGAACGGGAACTAAAAGTGTGTTTGGATATCAAATGCGATTTGATCTGAGCAAGGGGTTTCCTTGCGTAACCACTAAAAAACTTCACTTAAGATCAATTATTCATGAACTTCTGTGGTTTCTTCAAGGAGATCAAAATATCAAGTACTTAAAAGAGAATGGAGTTTCTATTTGGGATGATTGGGCTGATGAAAAAGGAAACTTGGGTCCAGTCTATGGTGTACAATGGAGAAGTTGGGAAACATCGGATGGAAGAAAAATAGATCAAATAAAAAAGCTTATTGAAGGAATCAAAAATAATCCCAATAGCAGGAGGCATATCGTAAGTGCATGGAATGTAGCGGATGTGGATGAAATGGCATTACCACCATGTCATACAATATTTCAGTTTTATGTTGCTGATGGTAAGTTGAGTTGTCAATTGTATCAAAGAAGTGCAGATGTGTTTCTAGGAGTACCATTCAATATTGCTTCATATGCGTTGTTCACCATGATGGTGGCACAGGTATGTGATTTAGAGCCAGGAGACTTTGTTCATACGTTTGGAGATGCTCACTTGTATTCCAATCACATAGAGCAAACAAATCTTCAACTCACTAGAGAGCCAAGAGATTTACCAACTATGAAAATCAACCCTAATGTCAAGGATATTTTTGATTTTAAATTTGAAGATTTTGAACTAATAAATTATGATCCGCATCCTCATATAAAAGGTGCGATAGCAGTGTAA
- the sdaAB gene encoding L-serine ammonia-lyase, iron-sulfur-dependent subunit beta produces MAESSGIFDMIGPVMIGPSSSHTAGVVRIGRVTNRVLGGIPEHADIIFYNSFARTYEGHGSDRAILAGLMDYHTDDKRIKDSFKLTETAGLTYKFKSIGSASTFHPNSVRVLARRKDKKVEILGESRGGGVIRIKEVNGFDSNFTASLHTLIIEANDVKGSIAFFTEVLSQDECNIATMTVSRKGRNDLACLILEMDSGIDDITLEYLKKRKWVHKVIYIPNIDK; encoded by the coding sequence ATGGCAGAAAGTAGCGGAATATTTGATATGATAGGACCAGTGATGATTGGTCCATCAAGCTCGCATACAGCTGGAGTGGTACGTATTGGTCGTGTTACAAATAGGGTATTAGGAGGAATTCCTGAGCATGCTGATATCATTTTCTATAATTCATTTGCAAGAACATATGAAGGACATGGAAGTGATAGAGCAATTTTGGCAGGGTTGATGGATTATCATACAGATGATAAGCGGATAAAGGATTCATTTAAATTAACTGAGACAGCAGGTCTCACGTACAAGTTCAAGTCTATTGGAAGTGCATCTACATTTCATCCTAACTCAGTAAGAGTTTTAGCAAGAAGGAAAGATAAGAAGGTAGAGATTTTGGGAGAAAGTAGGGGTGGAGGAGTTATTCGGATTAAAGAAGTAAATGGATTTGATTCAAATTTTACTGCAAGCCTTCATACATTGATTATCGAGGCTAATGACGTAAAAGGTAGTATAGCATTCTTCACGGAAGTATTGTCTCAGGACGAATGCAACATCGCTACCATGACAGTATCAAGAAAAGGCAGAAATGATTTGGCTTGTCTAATTCTGGAAATGGATTCAGGGATAGACGATATAACCTTAGAGTATTTAAAGAAGAGGAAATGGGTGCATAAGGTCATCTACATTCCGAATATTGATAAATAA
- a CDS encoding TolC family protein produces MKTGLITTLILLCFTAIGQGKRVLSLEECIEIAVDNNLSIKRSELNLQGAQVSLLQAQAQRYPTINFSGNFGYNWGRGIDPTTNQFIDQRINFNGVGGTAAMPIINGLQTHNSIKQSKLDAEASKYDLQKAVNDISLSVSLNYLNVIFNRELLENARFQLESSQQQLDQTKILVESGALPIANELQLVSQVATNEVTLINSQNNLDLALLDLKQSLLLPPGQEIDIVIPEIDIDQAEIENSTIVEVYEVALANQPEIQSADLRVKSADVGMDISKGGIYPTLNLSGGFSTNYSDALKNFNQTGAAPVQEPTQLQTASGEAVLLNSFDVQGDFETVDLSTQYDNNFSRRLTLSLNVPIFNGFRTRSDIQRSKISLQQAEIAATEQRNVLYQTIESSYRNAVAAAKTFSASQKQVASLEETFRAVENQYNNGAANFTDYQVASNNLFQARTDLSRAKYDFVFKQKVLEFYQGKPLTF; encoded by the coding sequence ATGAAAACTGGACTAATCACCACACTGATTTTATTATGCTTCACCGCAATTGGTCAGGGGAAGAGAGTATTGTCTCTAGAAGAATGTATAGAAATCGCTGTAGATAATAACTTAAGTATAAAACGAAGTGAACTGAACCTTCAAGGTGCTCAGGTTAGCCTGCTGCAAGCACAAGCACAGAGATATCCCACAATAAACTTTAGTGGGAATTTTGGCTATAATTGGGGACGAGGTATTGATCCTACAACCAATCAATTTATTGATCAGCGAATCAATTTTAATGGAGTTGGAGGAACTGCAGCAATGCCCATTATCAATGGTCTTCAAACCCATAACTCTATAAAACAGAGTAAACTAGATGCTGAAGCCTCGAAATATGATCTTCAGAAAGCTGTCAATGACATTTCACTTAGTGTTTCTTTAAATTATTTGAATGTGATCTTCAATAGAGAGCTTCTTGAAAATGCACGCTTTCAATTAGAGTCAAGTCAGCAACAACTCGATCAAACAAAAATATTAGTAGAATCCGGTGCTCTTCCTATAGCAAATGAATTGCAGCTTGTAAGTCAAGTAGCGACTAATGAGGTTACATTAATTAATTCACAAAATAACCTTGACTTGGCTCTTTTGGATTTGAAGCAATCTTTATTACTTCCTCCAGGGCAAGAAATAGATATTGTCATTCCTGAAATAGATATTGATCAAGCTGAAATTGAAAATAGCACTATTGTTGAAGTATATGAAGTAGCATTGGCTAATCAACCTGAAATTCAAAGCGCAGATTTACGGGTAAAAAGCGCAGATGTAGGTATGGATATATCTAAAGGAGGTATTTACCCAACACTTAATCTATCAGGAGGATTTAGTACTAATTATTCTGATGCATTAAAGAATTTTAATCAGACTGGGGCAGCACCTGTTCAGGAGCCAACACAATTGCAAACAGCGTCTGGAGAAGCTGTTTTGCTCAATTCGTTTGATGTACAAGGAGATTTTGAAACGGTGGATTTATCTACTCAATATGATAATAACTTCAGTAGGAGATTGACCCTAAGCTTGAATGTGCCAATTTTCAATGGCTTTAGAACAAGAAGTGATATTCAAAGATCTAAAATCAGCTTGCAACAAGCAGAAATAGCAGCAACCGAACAGCGAAATGTTTTGTATCAAACCATTGAGTCATCTTACAGAAATGCGGTGGCTGCAGCTAAGACATTCTCAGCTTCTCAAAAACAAGTAGCTTCTCTGGAAGAGACTTTTAGAGCTGTTGAAAATCAATATAATAATGGAGCTGCTAATTTCACTGATTATCAAGTAGCTTCAAATAATTTATTTCAAGCACGAACCGATCTTTCAAGAGCTAAATACGATTTTGTATTTAAACAGAAAGTGCTAGAATTCTATCAAGGTAAACCATTAACATTCTAA